One genomic window of Microbaculum marinisediminis includes the following:
- a CDS encoding amidohydrolase produces the protein MTTRRRLLFGILYATTFGLFPGSLLAQETADKIFLGGPILTMNDAQARAEAVAVKDGRILAVGAEADVLSHKGADTETVDLGGKTMLPGFVDAHGHVFAIGIQALSANLLAPPDGKVTDIPSLQATLNDWAEANPERVKAIGAIVGFGYDDSQLAEQRHPTREDLDAVSTDVPVYIIHQSGHIGVANSKALEAVGFNADTKEMPGGVIRREADGEPDGVLEETPHFFALTKLLGNVDAKGSAHIFKEGTKLITSYGYTTAQEGRSMPGQVKLMEAVADRGELDIDVVSYPDVLVARDLIAEKASREYKNRFRVAGAKLTIDGSPQGFTAWRDRPYYDPPAHYRADYAGYAAVKPDETFDAIDWAFKNDIQILTHSNGEAATDQLLAAIKTAEEKYGPADRRPVLIHGQFLREDQIDTVKDLDIFPSLFPMHTFYWGDWHRDRTVGPELADNISPTGSVRRRGMIFSSHHDAPVAFPDSMRILDATVTRRSRSGDIIGPDQRVDVVTALKAMTIWPAYQHFEEGRKGSIEVGKLADFVVLSDDPTAIDPETLDTLTVQETIKEGRTVYTRPQ, from the coding sequence ATGACGACACGCCGCCGGCTTCTTTTCGGCATCCTTTACGCGACCACATTCGGCCTGTTTCCAGGTTCGCTCCTGGCCCAGGAAACCGCCGACAAGATTTTCCTCGGCGGCCCGATCCTGACGATGAACGACGCCCAGGCGCGCGCAGAGGCCGTCGCCGTGAAGGACGGCCGCATCCTCGCGGTCGGCGCGGAGGCCGACGTCCTGAGCCACAAGGGTGCGGACACCGAGACGGTCGATCTCGGCGGAAAGACGATGCTGCCCGGCTTCGTGGACGCCCATGGCCACGTCTTCGCCATCGGCATCCAGGCGCTGTCGGCGAACCTGCTGGCCCCGCCGGACGGCAAGGTGACGGATATCCCCAGCCTGCAAGCGACCTTGAATGACTGGGCCGAGGCCAATCCGGAGCGGGTGAAGGCGATCGGCGCGATCGTCGGTTTCGGCTACGACGACAGCCAGCTCGCCGAGCAACGCCATCCGACGCGCGAAGACCTCGACGCGGTGTCGACTGACGTGCCGGTCTACATCATCCATCAGTCTGGACACATCGGCGTGGCCAACTCGAAAGCGCTCGAGGCCGTCGGCTTCAACGCGGATACCAAAGAGATGCCCGGCGGCGTCATCCGGCGCGAGGCGGACGGCGAGCCCGACGGCGTGCTCGAGGAAACGCCGCACTTCTTCGCCCTGACCAAGCTGCTCGGCAACGTCGACGCCAAGGGCTCCGCCCATATCTTCAAGGAAGGCACGAAGCTGATCACCAGCTACGGCTATACGACGGCGCAGGAAGGCCGGTCGATGCCCGGCCAGGTCAAGCTCATGGAGGCCGTCGCCGACCGCGGTGAGCTGGACATCGATGTCGTGTCCTATCCGGACGTTCTCGTCGCCAGGGACCTGATCGCGGAGAAAGCGAGCCGCGAGTACAAGAACAGGTTCCGCGTCGCCGGCGCGAAACTGACGATCGACGGGTCGCCGCAGGGCTTCACCGCCTGGCGCGACCGCCCGTATTACGACCCGCCCGCGCACTACCGCGCCGACTATGCCGGGTATGCGGCGGTCAAGCCGGACGAGACCTTCGACGCCATCGACTGGGCCTTCAAGAACGACATCCAGATCCTCACCCATTCCAACGGCGAAGCGGCGACCGATCAGTTGCTCGCGGCAATCAAGACCGCCGAAGAGAAATACGGTCCGGCCGACCGGCGCCCGGTGCTGATCCACGGCCAGTTCCTGCGCGAGGACCAGATCGATACCGTGAAGGATCTCGACATCTTCCCGTCGCTGTTCCCGATGCACACGTTCTACTGGGGCGACTGGCACCGTGACCGCACGGTCGGCCCGGAGCTGGCCGACAACATCTCGCCGACCGGCTCGGTCCGCAGACGCGGCATGATCTTCTCCAGCCATCACGACGCCCCCGTCGCCTTTCCGGATTCCATGCGCATCCTCGATGCGACGGTGACGCGGCGGTCCCGGTCCGGCGACATCATCGGCCCAGACCAGCGCGTCGACGTGGTCACGGCGTTGAAGGCGATGACGATCTGGCCGGCCTATCAGCACTTCGAGGAAGGCCGGAAGGGCTCCATTGAGGTGGGCAAGCTCGCCGACTTCGTCGTCCTGTCGGACGATCCGACCGCCATCGATCCGGAAACGCTGGATACGCTGACGGTCCAGGAGACGATCAAGGAAGGCCGGACGGTGTACACCAGGCCGCAATAG
- a CDS encoding ornithine cyclodeaminase family protein, with translation MIVIDSDTVHELMDWTLAIDALRAGHRGDRPAIDDLLMKDADRALLVRASWVPGGAVGLKAVTVFPENPGRQPPLPAVQGQFLLFDGERGAVSAVIDGAAITAWKTAGDSALGADLLARPDVDCLAMIGAGAMSEPLVRAHLSVRPSIRRIVLGNRTRARAEGLAGRLVDTGRTVEIADDIDTAVAAGDVISVATMARVPIIRGALLRPGAHVDLVGAYTPDMREADDDVFARGRLFVDARETTLHEIGELMIPLAAGAIRESDVEGDLFDLVPAADAGSAARGAADEITVYKNGGGAHLDLMTAGAIHHAWLQRHRL, from the coding sequence ATGATCGTCATAGACTCCGATACCGTGCACGAACTGATGGACTGGACGCTGGCGATCGACGCGCTTCGCGCGGGCCATCGCGGCGATCGACCGGCGATCGACGATCTGCTGATGAAGGATGCCGATCGTGCGTTGCTGGTACGGGCCTCCTGGGTGCCGGGTGGCGCGGTCGGTCTCAAGGCCGTCACCGTATTTCCGGAGAACCCGGGCCGACAACCGCCGCTGCCGGCGGTGCAGGGCCAGTTCCTGCTGTTCGACGGCGAGCGCGGTGCCGTCTCCGCCGTGATCGACGGCGCGGCGATCACGGCATGGAAAACGGCGGGGGACTCTGCGCTCGGCGCCGATCTGCTGGCCCGGCCGGATGTGGACTGCCTGGCCATGATCGGCGCCGGCGCGATGTCCGAGCCGCTGGTGCGCGCCCATCTCTCGGTGCGTCCATCGATCAGGCGCATCGTTCTCGGCAACCGCACCCGCGCCCGCGCCGAGGGCCTCGCCGGACGCCTCGTCGACACGGGCCGCACGGTCGAGATCGCCGACGACATCGATACCGCCGTTGCCGCGGGCGACGTGATCTCGGTGGCGACAATGGCGCGCGTGCCGATCATCAGGGGGGCGCTGTTGAGGCCCGGCGCCCACGTCGATCTCGTCGGCGCCTATACGCCGGACATGCGCGAGGCCGACGACGATGTCTTCGCCCGTGGCCGCCTGTTCGTCGACGCCCGTGAAACGACGCTGCACGAGATCGGCGAGCTGATGATACCGCTGGCCGCCGGCGCCATTCGGGAATCCGACGTGGAGGGCGATCTGTTCGATCTCGTCCCAGCCGCCGACGCCGGCTCGGCCGCCCGCGGCGCGGCCGACGAGATCACCGTCTACAAGAACGGTGGCGGCGCCCATCTCGACCTGATGACCGCCGGCGCCATCCATCACGCCTGGCTGCAGCGCCACAGGCTGTGA
- a CDS encoding alpha-2-macroglobulin family protein — translation MSFFQVTVVSLLTALVTGLGPANAQAQQTERRIVAVEDADYYGHDYATLKNVTLEACEAACIRDTACQAFTYNTSAQWCFLKSGVGALNTFAGAVAGKVVQVAVQTEAMPAPDLSFVQDWLIEDAGRFATRLAARKPQNASFDMLVSRGQSALAQGDAGTAARAFRGAAALNSDGGEAWLGLAQAVLAIEPADDSERYRLRDEAVSAAIEAVRTSKATATRAAAYAALADALERRDLHRPALQSYKASLALVASPDVQAAFDALHEQYGFRVVDYTVDSDAAAPRICVQFSEELEAGRFDFTPYVTLDGQTPPAVTASGEQLCVDGVAHGERYQVTVRAGIPSVVDETLEKASTFDIYVRDRSPSVRFSGNDFVLPRVGSKGVPAVTVNTSEIEIALYRIGERGLAGAVGDGPFLRQLDQWDAERLAEDTGVKIWSGTMAVKSALNDEVTTIFPVDDALPERRPGVYVMTAKTTDGKQEYWEPLATQWFIVSDIGVTTLLGNDGLHVFARSLETAEPLEGVAVQLIARNNELLGEAVTDARGMADFGAGMTRGTGGLAPGVLTAAVADTDFTFVDLTRSGFDLSDRGVAGRPAPGPLDVFLYTERGVYRPGETVYLTALVRDDTADAVSGPPLTLVVKRPDGVEDRRIVSREDSLGGHVFNLPMIGAAMRGSWTAAAYSDPKGKPVAEIDFLVEDFVPDRIEFDLTTAATALPAEQPIDASVDGRFLYGTPAADLRLEGDITVSPTSTLPAWPNYRFGLDDEEVTPVRETLTGLPRTDADGKATFPVAAPALPETTRPLEAKIAVRMREAGGRAVERDLTLPITQTGPMVGVRPLFSDDSVPERSTASFDVIVVGADGGRVAETGLRWELTRIERSFQWYRGDGRWSYDPVTYSTRIASGTVDATTDGAARLAADVDWGRYRLEVASASAAGPVTSIEFTAGWYVETSEADSPDTLELSLDKPSYAVGDTATVTIASRFAGKAIVNVIGETLLETREIDVTDSGTTVQLTVGEDWTPGAYVTATVIRPMNQDGTHMPARAIGLSWLEVDTVERTLDVALDLPEVARPRETLTVPASIAGLEAGEQAYLTVAAVDVGILNLTSYEPPAPEDWYYGQRALSTEIRDIYGSLIDGLNGETGRIRSGGGEAGKGLEGSPPTQEPVSLFSGIVTADADGKATVSFDIPEFNGTLRVMAVAWSKDEVGHGVKDVIVRDPVVMVSSLPRFLAPGDDSRLRLDIDNADGPGGSWRLEVASAGVVTAGTPEPATMFNLAEKARTAVTVPLAASRIGQDRLTVSLVHESGLTISQNLNIGVRGGEPPVVERRVVSLEPGKSLTLDGALVADRVAGSGFVNLSITQAGALDVPSILAALDRYPYGCAEQITSRGMPLLYLSSVAGELGLSTEPELRERVEKAIAGVLAKQSGSGSFGLWGPGQGDLWLDAYVTEFLTRAREAGYSVPDLAFTQALDSLSNTLAYTDNIEDQGSSIAYALYVLARNKRAAISDLRYYVDTQLDRFSSPLAQAQLGAALAFYGENGRARNAFDAALGVLEANADSDGYRTDYGSRLRDGAATLTLIAESGIDPEPMPALIRIVDAERAGRRYTSTQEDGWMLMAAHALLAETASLELEEDGVAVDGNLMRRYSGERLDGQPVTVTNRGDRAIDAVITVSGVPLAPRGAEANGFTISRTYYDLDGNAVPVGSVAQNTRLVVVLDVTEQNAWPSRVLVVDMLPAGFEIDNPNLVNSADLSAFSWLPEDVNPAHVEFRDDRFVAAFAEDSRSERGYKLAYVVRAVSPGAFVHPPAYVEDMYRPYLNARGEGGRIEVLGARP, via the coding sequence ATGTCGTTTTTCCAGGTAACGGTCGTTTCACTTCTGACGGCCCTGGTGACGGGGCTAGGTCCCGCAAACGCCCAGGCCCAGCAGACCGAACGGCGGATCGTCGCCGTCGAGGACGCCGACTACTACGGCCACGACTACGCGACCCTGAAGAACGTCACGCTGGAGGCCTGCGAGGCGGCGTGCATCCGCGATACGGCCTGCCAGGCCTTCACCTACAACACGTCCGCCCAGTGGTGCTTCCTGAAGAGCGGCGTCGGCGCACTCAATACCTTCGCCGGCGCGGTCGCCGGCAAGGTGGTCCAGGTCGCGGTCCAGACCGAGGCCATGCCCGCGCCCGATCTTTCGTTCGTACAGGACTGGCTGATCGAGGACGCCGGCCGCTTCGCGACGCGGCTTGCCGCGCGCAAGCCGCAGAACGCCAGTTTCGACATGCTCGTGTCGCGCGGTCAGAGCGCGCTCGCCCAGGGCGACGCGGGCACGGCCGCGCGGGCCTTTCGCGGCGCGGCGGCGCTGAACAGCGACGGCGGCGAAGCCTGGCTCGGCCTTGCCCAGGCGGTGCTGGCGATCGAGCCCGCGGACGACTCCGAGCGCTACCGGCTGCGCGACGAAGCGGTCTCGGCGGCGATCGAGGCGGTGAGGACGTCGAAGGCGACGGCAACGCGCGCCGCCGCCTATGCCGCGCTCGCCGACGCCCTCGAACGGCGCGACCTGCATCGCCCCGCCCTGCAGTCCTACAAGGCAAGCCTGGCGTTGGTCGCCTCGCCCGATGTCCAGGCCGCCTTTGACGCGCTGCATGAGCAGTACGGCTTCCGCGTCGTCGACTACACAGTCGACTCCGACGCGGCCGCGCCTCGGATCTGCGTCCAGTTCTCCGAGGAACTGGAAGCCGGGCGGTTCGACTTCACGCCCTATGTGACGCTCGACGGACAGACCCCGCCGGCGGTCACCGCGTCGGGCGAACAGCTCTGCGTCGATGGCGTCGCGCATGGCGAGCGCTATCAGGTCACCGTACGCGCCGGCATCCCCTCCGTCGTCGACGAGACGCTGGAGAAGGCCTCGACCTTCGACATCTACGTGCGCGACCGCAGCCCCTCGGTGCGCTTCTCGGGCAACGATTTCGTGCTGCCGCGCGTCGGCTCCAAGGGTGTTCCCGCCGTCACCGTCAACACCTCCGAGATCGAGATCGCGCTCTATCGCATCGGCGAGCGCGGCCTGGCTGGCGCCGTCGGCGACGGGCCGTTCCTGCGCCAGCTCGACCAGTGGGACGCCGAACGACTCGCCGAGGATACCGGCGTGAAGATCTGGTCCGGCACCATGGCGGTGAAGAGCGCGCTCAACGACGAGGTGACCACGATCTTCCCCGTCGACGACGCGCTGCCCGAACGCCGGCCCGGCGTCTACGTGATGACGGCGAAGACCACGGACGGCAAGCAGGAGTACTGGGAGCCGCTCGCCACGCAGTGGTTCATCGTCTCCGACATCGGCGTCACGACTCTGCTCGGCAACGACGGATTGCACGTCTTCGCCCGCTCGCTGGAAACGGCGGAGCCGCTCGAAGGCGTCGCCGTGCAGCTGATCGCGCGCAACAACGAACTGCTCGGCGAGGCCGTCACCGACGCGCGCGGCATGGCGGACTTCGGCGCTGGCATGACGCGCGGCACCGGCGGCCTGGCGCCGGGCGTGCTGACCGCGGCGGTGGCGGACACGGACTTCACCTTCGTCGACCTGACGCGTTCCGGCTTCGACCTGTCCGACCGCGGCGTCGCCGGCCGGCCGGCGCCGGGTCCGCTCGACGTGTTCCTGTACACCGAGCGCGGCGTCTATCGCCCGGGTGAGACCGTCTATCTCACCGCGCTCGTTCGCGACGACACCGCCGATGCCGTCTCCGGCCCGCCGCTGACGCTCGTCGTCAAACGCCCTGACGGGGTGGAGGACCGGCGCATCGTCAGCCGCGAGGACTCGCTCGGCGGCCACGTCTTCAACCTGCCGATGATCGGCGCGGCGATGCGCGGCAGCTGGACGGCGGCCGCCTACTCCGATCCGAAGGGCAAGCCGGTCGCCGAGATCGACTTCCTGGTCGAGGACTTCGTGCCCGACCGCATCGAGTTCGACCTGACGACGGCGGCGACGGCGCTGCCGGCCGAACAGCCGATCGACGCCAGCGTCGACGGCCGCTTCCTCTATGGCACTCCGGCCGCCGACCTCAGGCTGGAAGGCGATATCACCGTGTCGCCGACGTCGACGCTGCCGGCCTGGCCGAACTATCGCTTCGGCCTCGACGACGAGGAGGTGACGCCGGTCCGCGAAACCTTGACCGGGCTACCGCGTACCGACGCCGACGGCAAGGCGACCTTCCCGGTCGCCGCCCCCGCGCTGCCGGAGACGACGCGGCCGCTGGAAGCCAAGATTGCCGTGCGCATGCGCGAGGCTGGTGGGCGCGCGGTCGAGCGCGACCTGACGCTGCCGATCACCCAGACCGGCCCGATGGTCGGCGTGCGGCCGCTGTTCTCCGACGACAGCGTGCCGGAGCGGTCGACCGCCAGCTTCGACGTGATCGTGGTCGGCGCCGACGGTGGCCGTGTCGCCGAGACCGGCCTGCGCTGGGAACTGACGCGCATCGAGCGCAGCTTCCAATGGTATCGCGGCGACGGACGCTGGAGCTACGATCCCGTCACCTATTCGACGCGGATCGCCTCGGGTACCGTCGACGCGACGACCGACGGGGCCGCGCGCCTCGCCGCCGATGTCGACTGGGGCCGCTACCGGCTCGAGGTCGCCTCGGCCAGCGCCGCCGGACCGGTGACGTCGATCGAGTTCACCGCCGGCTGGTACGTGGAAACAAGCGAGGCCGACAGCCCCGACACGCTGGAACTCAGCCTCGACAAGCCGTCCTACGCGGTCGGCGACACCGCGACGGTGACCATCGCGTCGCGCTTCGCCGGCAAGGCGATCGTCAACGTGATCGGCGAGACGCTTCTGGAAACGCGCGAAATCGACGTCACAGACTCCGGCACGACCGTCCAGCTCACCGTCGGCGAGGACTGGACGCCCGGCGCCTATGTGACCGCCACCGTGATCCGGCCGATGAACCAGGACGGCACCCACATGCCGGCTCGCGCCATCGGGTTGTCATGGCTCGAGGTCGACACCGTCGAGCGGACGCTCGACGTTGCGCTCGACCTGCCCGAGGTCGCCCGGCCGCGCGAAACCCTGACGGTTCCCGCATCCATCGCGGGCCTCGAGGCCGGCGAACAGGCCTATTTGACGGTTGCCGCCGTCGATGTCGGCATCCTCAACCTCACGAGCTACGAGCCGCCGGCGCCGGAGGACTGGTACTACGGCCAGCGCGCGCTCTCGACCGAGATCCGCGATATCTATGGATCCCTCATCGACGGGCTCAACGGCGAAACCGGCCGGATCCGCTCCGGCGGCGGCGAAGCCGGCAAGGGCCTCGAAGGCTCTCCGCCGACACAGGAGCCGGTGTCGCTGTTCTCCGGCATCGTCACCGCGGATGCCGACGGCAAGGCGACCGTGTCCTTCGACATCCCCGAGTTCAACGGAACGCTGCGGGTGATGGCGGTTGCCTGGTCGAAGGACGAGGTGGGCCACGGCGTCAAGGACGTCATCGTCCGCGACCCGGTGGTGATGGTTTCGAGCCTGCCGCGCTTCCTGGCGCCCGGGGACGATTCGCGCCTGCGCCTTGACATCGACAACGCCGACGGGCCGGGCGGGTCGTGGCGTCTCGAGGTCGCGTCGGCCGGCGTCGTGACCGCGGGAACACCCGAACCGGCGACCATGTTCAATCTGGCCGAGAAGGCGCGCACCGCTGTGACGGTGCCGCTCGCCGCCTCGCGGATCGGGCAGGACCGGCTGACCGTCTCGCTTGTTCACGAGAGCGGACTGACAATCTCGCAGAACCTCAACATCGGGGTTCGCGGCGGCGAACCGCCGGTCGTGGAGCGGCGTGTCGTGTCGCTCGAGCCGGGCAAGTCGCTGACGCTCGACGGCGCGCTCGTCGCCGACCGAGTGGCTGGCAGCGGGTTCGTCAACCTCTCGATCACGCAGGCCGGCGCGCTCGACGTGCCGTCGATCCTGGCGGCGCTGGACCGTTATCCCTATGGCTGCGCGGAACAGATCACGAGCCGCGGCATGCCGCTGCTCTACCTCTCCTCGGTCGCCGGCGAACTCGGCCTGAGCACCGAGCCGGAACTGCGCGAGCGGGTAGAAAAGGCGATCGCAGGGGTGCTCGCCAAGCAGTCGGGCTCCGGCAGCTTCGGCCTGTGGGGTCCCGGCCAGGGCGACCTGTGGCTGGACGCCTATGTCACCGAGTTCCTGACGCGGGCACGGGAAGCGGGCTACTCGGTTCCCGATCTCGCCTTCACCCAGGCGCTCGACAGCCTGTCGAACACGCTCGCCTATACCGACAACATCGAGGACCAGGGGTCGTCGATCGCCTACGCGCTCTACGTGCTGGCGCGCAACAAGCGGGCGGCGATCTCGGACCTGCGCTACTATGTCGACACGCAGCTCGACCGGTTCTCCTCGCCGCTCGCCCAGGCGCAGCTCGGCGCAGCGCTTGCCTTCTACGGCGAGAACGGCCGCGCGCGGAACGCCTTCGACGCGGCACTCGGCGTCCTGGAGGCGAACGCGGATTCCGACGGCTACCGCACCGACTACGGGTCGCGTCTGCGCGACGGCGCGGCGACGCTGACGCTGATCGCGGAGAGCGGCATCGATCCCGAACCGATGCCCGCGTTGATCCGCATCGTCGATGCCGAGCGGGCCGGCCGCCGCTACACCTCGACGCAGGAAGACGGCTGGATGCTGATGGCCGCGCATGCGCTGCTCGCCGAAACCGCCTCCCTTGAGCTCGAGGAAGACGGCGTCGCCGTCGACGGCAACCTGATGCGCCGCTACTCGGGCGAGCGCCTCGACGGCCAGCCCGTCACCGTCACCAACAGGGGCGACCGGGCCATCGACGCGGTGATCACCGTGTCCGGCGTTCCGCTCGCTCCGCGCGGCGCCGAAGCGAACGGCTTCACCATCTCGCGGACCTACTACGACCTCGACGGCAACGCGGTGCCGGTCGGATCGGTCGCCCAGAACACGCGTCTCGTCGTCGTCCTCGACGTCACCGAGCAGAACGCGTGGCCAAGCAGGGTGCTGGTCGTCGACATGCTGCCGGCGGGCTTCGAGATCGACAATCCGAACCTCGTCAACAGCGCCGATCTGTCGGCCTTCTCATGGCTGCCGGAGGACGTCAATCCGGCGCATGTGGAGTTCCGCGACGACCGGTTCGTCGCCGCCTTCGCCGAGGATTCGCGGTCCGAGCGCGGCTACAAGCTGGCCTATGTGGTGCGGGCCGTATCGCCCGGCGCGTTCGTTCATCCTCCGGCCTATGTCGAGGACATGTATCGGCCGTATCTGAACGCGCGCGGCGAGGGCGGACGGATCGAGGTGCTCGGAGCGCGGCCGTAG
- the pbpC gene encoding penicillin-binding protein 1C gives MKDRQNQEISAPQRTRRRDIVRSVAGAVFAVALVGAIVGVGGFLTSRDGAAVIERARAIDVSRELTDRDGTLLNPFAIEDGRWRLKADLASVDPRFVQMLVAYEDKRFRDHAGVDPLALGRAAWQLATNGRIVSGGSTLTMQVARLLSPRGERSLGAKLRQMRDAIRLDLAFSKDELLRLYLTLAPYGGNLEGVRAASLAYFGHEPRKFSLAEAALLVALPQSPEARRPDRDPQAARAARDRVLDRLVTAGAIQADELQPALVVRIPAARQDMPNLAPHLARLVSTQTPDAPGWQVSLDARLQADLEALAQDSATALGPVQSVAILVADHGTGEVLAEVGSADFFDERRAGQVDMVRAIRSPGSTLKPLIYGLAFEAGLAHPETLIDDRPTNFGGYRPRNFDFGYQGTVSVREALEMSLNVPAVRLLEAVGPTRLVARLKRAGADPVLPRGDKPGLPIGLGGVGLSLDQLVTLFAGLAEGGAPVSLHRTLESPARASGEFLDARAAWQVGDILEGTPPPAGHASGGFAYKTGTSYGYRDAWSVGYDGRHVIGVWVGRPNGAPIAGLSGRITAAPILFDAFERLGPKRVPLPSPPKGTLISRAADLPPALRRFAPGETLTGGATREPPPSIVFPPNGARVALEEDGEGHLRPLVVKLDGGRPPFQWFANGAPIDGADRRRNATWQPDGRGFSTVSVIDADGRSASVTVFVE, from the coding sequence ATGAAGGATCGGCAGAACCAGGAGATATCGGCGCCGCAAAGGACACGGCGCCGCGATATCGTCAGATCGGTTGCCGGCGCGGTCTTCGCGGTCGCGCTGGTTGGTGCCATCGTGGGCGTCGGCGGATTCCTCACCTCCCGCGACGGCGCTGCCGTCATCGAGCGCGCCCGCGCGATCGACGTGTCGCGCGAACTGACCGACCGCGACGGCACGCTGCTCAATCCCTTCGCCATCGAGGACGGCCGCTGGCGCCTGAAGGCGGATCTCGCCTCCGTCGATCCGCGTTTCGTTCAGATGCTGGTCGCCTACGAGGACAAGCGCTTTCGCGACCATGCCGGCGTCGACCCGCTGGCGCTCGGCCGCGCCGCCTGGCAGCTCGCGACCAACGGACGGATCGTCTCCGGCGGCTCGACGCTGACGATGCAGGTCGCCCGGCTGCTCAGTCCGCGCGGAGAGCGCAGCCTCGGCGCCAAGCTCAGGCAGATGCGCGACGCGATCCGTCTCGACCTCGCCTTCAGCAAGGACGAACTGCTCAGGCTCTATCTCACGCTCGCGCCCTACGGCGGCAATCTCGAAGGCGTGCGCGCGGCCTCCCTGGCGTATTTCGGACACGAGCCGCGCAAGTTCAGCCTCGCCGAGGCCGCGCTGCTTGTGGCGCTGCCGCAGTCACCGGAAGCGCGCCGCCCGGATCGCGATCCGCAGGCCGCGCGGGCGGCCCGCGACCGCGTGCTCGACCGGCTGGTGACGGCCGGCGCGATCCAGGCCGACGAGCTTCAGCCCGCGCTTGTCGTTCGCATTCCTGCCGCGCGGCAGGACATGCCGAACCTCGCCCCGCATCTCGCCAGGCTGGTCTCGACCCAGACACCGGACGCGCCGGGCTGGCAGGTCAGTCTCGATGCGCGCCTGCAGGCCGACCTCGAAGCGCTGGCCCAGGACAGCGCGACGGCTCTCGGGCCGGTCCAGTCGGTGGCGATCCTGGTGGCCGATCACGGGACCGGCGAGGTGCTGGCCGAGGTCGGGTCGGCCGATTTCTTCGATGAACGCCGCGCCGGACAGGTCGACATGGTGCGCGCGATCCGCTCGCCCGGCTCGACGCTGAAGCCGCTCATCTACGGCCTCGCCTTCGAGGCGGGTCTAGCCCATCCCGAGACGCTGATCGACGACCGACCGACGAACTTCGGCGGCTACCGGCCGCGCAATTTCGATTTCGGCTATCAGGGCACGGTCAGCGTGCGCGAGGCGCTCGAGATGTCGCTCAACGTGCCGGCGGTCCGTCTCCTCGAAGCGGTCGGGCCGACGCGGCTGGTGGCGCGGCTGAAGCGCGCCGGCGCCGACCCGGTGCTGCCGCGCGGCGACAAGCCCGGCCTGCCGATCGGGCTCGGCGGCGTGGGACTGAGCCTCGACCAGCTCGTCACGCTATTCGCGGGCCTCGCCGAGGGCGGCGCCCCGGTCTCCCTGCATCGCACGCTCGAATCGCCGGCACGCGCATCCGGCGAGTTCCTCGATGCGCGGGCGGCCTGGCAGGTCGGCGACATCCTCGAAGGCACGCCGCCGCCGGCCGGCCACGCCTCGGGCGGCTTCGCCTACAAGACGGGAACCTCCTACGGCTATCGCGACGCCTGGTCGGTCGGCTACGACGGGCGGCACGTGATCGGCGTCTGGGTCGGCCGGCCGAACGGCGCGCCGATTGCCGGCCTGTCGGGGCGCATCACCGCCGCGCCGATCCTGTTCGACGCCTTCGAGCGGCTCGGCCCGAAGCGCGTGCCGCTTCCCTCCCCGCCGAAGGGGACGCTCATCTCGCGCGCGGCGGACCTGCCGCCGGCGCTGAGACGCTTCGCACCCGGCGAGACATTGACGGGCGGAGCGACGCGCGAGCCGCCGCCATCGATCGTATTCCCGCCGAATGGTGCCCGGGTCGCGCTGGAGGAGGATGGCGAAGGCCACCTCCGCCCGCTTGTGGTCAAGCTCGATGGCGGACGGCCGCCGTTCCAGTGGTTCGCCAACGGCGCTCCGATCGACGGCGCGGACCGGCGGCGCAACGCGACCTGGCAGCCGGACGGGCGCGGATTCTCGACGGTTTCGGTGATCGACGCGGACGGCCGCTCGGCCAGCGTGACGGTGTTCGTCGAGTGA